The DNA region GCCGGCTCACGTTCCAGTAGGCAAATCCTTGTGGACAGCGGTTGATCTGTCCCTCGATGCGACCCGTCAGCTCCGAGAATCCGCACTTGACGAACAGCTGGCCGCACTGGTCGTTGTTCAGCGCAAAGTGACCCTCATCCGGGCAGAGGGGATCCGTCGTGCTGATTTGTACCTGATGATGgggaacatttaaattgtattattttgcaTGGAATGACtagatagagatagagatactTACCACATTCTGAAGTCTTGTTTCCTCGTCAAACAAGTTGGTGGTCCTCTTCATATCCTTGGAGCACTTGTCACCCGCCGGAGGCTTGCCACAGCTGCAGGACTTGTCTTGGTAGACGGTTCCATTGGGGCATTGGAACACTACGATGTTGAGGTCGTTACTATCGGCACTTTCACTGCACTGATAGAACATGCCGCACTTCTCCGGATGCCGACGGAATCCAGTGGGGCAGACGTACACATTCTGTCCTGGACCGGTTTCGGGGCAGGGAGCGGAGGTGTTGGTACCGGGAGTAGGATTCTCTGTGGTGGTAGGGGACTGCGTCGTTGTGGATTCTTCCCCAGATATGGTCGTAGTTTCTGGCTTGGGTGATGTAGTAGTGGTTTCAGGTGTTGCAGTGGTGGTTGCGCCAGAAGTAGTGCTTTCTGTGCTCCCAGAAGTAGTGGTTTCGGGGCCCACTGTGGTGGTGGTTTCAGGAGAAGATGTGGTGGTGGTCTCAGGAGATGATGTGGTGGTGGTCTCAGGAGATGATGTGGTGGTGGTCTCAGGAGCTCCCGTTGTGGTTGTTTCTGGGGCCCGCGAAGTGGTTTCTGGTTTCCCAGAGCTGGTTGTACTCTCCGTCGTACCAGGCTCCGTAGTAGTTCCTGGCGTGGTCGTTTGTCCAGAGGAGCAATTGCCAGACACCTGATCGGCGTAATTGCAGGTTTCGGTGGACGTGTCCCAAACAGTTCCCTTACCGCACTTGAAGGCATAAACCTGATACTTGCCGTTTTTGGACGCATCTACACAACGGTAATAGCGACTGCAGTCCTCGGGATCTGGGAAGAATCCCTCCGATGAGCAGTTATAGTTATGCTGTGGTTCCGGCAGAAGAGTGGTTACTGAACCTTCAGATGTGGTGGATGTTGGACTCTCCGTGGTTGTAGTGGGTTCAGGTTTTGCTGAGGTTGTGGGCTCTTGAATGGCGTCGGTGGTTGTAGGAGGTAATGTGGTCGTGGTAATAGGTTCGCTGGTGGTTGTTGGCTTATAGCCCGGAGTAGCGGTTGTAGTTTCTACCGGAACAGGTGTGGTTGTTGGGTTATAGCCCGGAACGGACGTGGTTGTTGGATTGTAGCCCGGAATACTTGTGGTGGTGGGTTCTTGAGTGGTCGGCTTTTGAGGATACTCGGTTGTAGTGGGTTTCAGGGGCTTCTCTGGAGTGGTAGTTGGCTTTTCCGGATATTCAGTCGTCGGTTTCTGCGGCTTTTCTGTTGAAGGTTCTTCAGTGGGTTTTGTTATGGGTTTTGTCACTGTGGTGGGCTCATCCGTTGACTGTGGAGTGGTGCTTCCGGGATCCTTGGCCTCTTCACTTGGGGTTGTGGTTATTGGTTCAGCGGGTAACTTCGAGCACCTCGGTATATTCTCCATGTAGTCACAGGTCTGAACATCTTCGTTCCACCCCGTACCCTTGGGACATGTGAAATTGTACTTCCTGTAGGAGGCTCCAGCACTGATGCATCGGTAGTATTTCCTGCAATCTTCGGGATCGGCCATGTAACCCTCACCTGTGCATTCCGTGCCCGCTGGCAGTGGTTTCATAGTGGTTGTAGACGGTGGTTGAGTGGTGATTTCCGGGCTTGAAGTTACGGTTGACGTTTGAGGTTCCGGAATAATTGTTGTTGTAGGGGTTGCAGCTCCTGTGGTCGTAGTGGGGGGTAGTCCAGTTGTTGTAGTCGGAGGTAAGTCAGTTGTAGTGGGAGGTAAGCCAGTTGTAGTCGGTGGTAAcccagttgttgttgtcggAGGTAAGCCAGTTGTTGTAGTAGGAGGCAACCTAGTTGTAGTAGTAGGTGGAATTTCGGTGGTTGTAGTAGGAGTTGTTGAAGTGGGTGGTAAATTAGTCGTGGTGGGTGGAGGTGTGGAGGTCGAGGACGTGGTCGATGTTCCATTTGTTGCTGGCTCACAAGGTGGTTTTGAGGTGGTACTTTCAGTGCCAGTATTGCAATTGTTGAAATTGTGGTTGCAAGTCTGCAGATCCTGATCCCAAACGGTACCAGATCCACATTGGAATGGAATTGGGGTAAAGCCGCCTTTGTTGTTCCTTACGCAGCGGTAGAATTTGGAGCAGTTACTGGGGTCAGCCATAAAGCCCTCCGACCTACATTTGCCATCCGTATTGGGTAACTGAGTAACAGCAGATGTTGTTTCAGTGGGTGAAGCTGTAGATGAAGAATTaattgtggttgtggttggtCTGGCAGTCACTGGACGTGAGGTAGTTGGCGGACCTGCAGGTCCCGATGTAGACGATGGGTCAGAAGGTCTGGAAGTGCTTGCGGTTGTGGGCCTGGAGGTCGTCGGAGTGGAAGTTGTAGGTGGAGCAATACCACCGCATTCCTTTACTGCCCACGCATGGTTGCAGGCCTGCAGTTCGGCATCCCAAACAGTGCCAGGACCGCAGCTGAAGGGTACCATACTGAAGCCACCTCTGTCATTATCGACGCAGCGATAGAACTTGGCACAGTCCGTACGATCGCCAATAAATTGTCCATTAACCTTGCAGGTTTCAGAAGGATTTGGTTTGGATGAAGACGAGCTGCTGCTAGAGGTGGATGAACTGGAGGACGATGAGGATGAACCTtgattattgttattgcttgatgatgatgatgacgaagATGAGGATCCATTTCCAGACGAGTTTGAACCAGAAGAGGAGCCACTATTGGAGGAGGAGCCTTGATTCGATGAGCCACCGTTGGAAGAGGCACCACTGTTTGAGGTTGAACCCGTACCCGTATTGGAGGAGGAGCCACTGCTGGAGGATGTACTGGAAGATGATCCTTGGTTAGATGACGATCCCTGGTTGGAAGATGATCCTTGGTTCGCAGAGGAGCTAGTCGAGgagctgctggtgctgttAGACGAACTTCCATCTTGATTCACCACCTTCTTGCATTTAAGCGGCTTGGTCTGGATCTGATCAGGATGGTTGCAGCTGTTGGCCTCAGGATCCCATAGAGTGTTTGGTGGGCAGGTGAATGATACTTTGGAAAAACCGCCCTTACCATTACCCACGCATCGATAAAACTTGGAGCAGTTCTCGTTGTCAGCCAGGAAAGTTTCCTCACTCTCACATTTCTCTGCCGGCTTAAAGGGTTTTTGTGTGGTGGATGATGAAGCTCCTTCAGTAGTAGATGATGATGTCTGGTTAGACGACGACGATTGATTGGAGGAGGATTGATTCGACGATGACTGGTTAGACGAAGAAGATTGATTTGAGGATGATCCCTGATTGGAAGATGATCCCTGGTTGGAAGAAGATCCCTGGTTAGAGGAAGATCCCTGGTTTGATGATGATCCCTGGTTAGAGGAGGAACTCTGATTTGAGGATGATCCTTGGTTGGAAGATGATCCCTGGTTAGAAGAGGACCCCTGATTGGAAGATGATCCCTGGTTAGAAGAGGATCCCTGATTGGAAGAAGATCCTTGGTTGGAAGACGATTCTTGGTTGGAGGACGATCCTTGGTTGGAGGAGGATCCTTGGTTCGAAGATGATCCCTGATTAGAAGAGGAACCCTGATTGGATGATGATCCCTGGTTGGAGGAAGACCCCTGGCTTGAGGATGATCCTTGGTTAGAGGACGATCCCTGGTTGGAAGATGATCCTTGGTTAGATGATGATCCCTGGTTGGAAGATGATCCCTGGTTAGAAGAAGACCCCTGGTTGGAGGATGATCCCTGGTTGGAAGAGGAACCCTGATTGGAAGAAGATCCCTGGTTGGTTGATGATCCGCTACCATTGGCCATAGCCTTGCATTGCTCCTTTTGCACATCCGTTGGATGGTTGCATCCCTTCGTATCAGGATCCCAGACCGTTCCAGGGGAGCAGTCGAACGGAACTTTATTGAAGCCACCGCTGCCGTTCTCTACGCAGCGATAGAATCGGGCACAGTCTTTCTTATCGGGCAAATATGTTTCCGTATCTTGGCAATCTCCATCGGGATTGGATGGCTTTATTTGAGTGCTCGTAGAATTACTGTTTGTGCTTGAGGAGCTCTGATTGCTGGATGTGGACGATGAAGATGAGCCTTGATTGGAGGACTGATTGTTCGATGATCCTTGGCTGCTTTCTTGATTGGATGATTGGTTGCTGGACGAGCCTTGATTGCTGGAAGATTGATTGCTAGAAGAGCCTTGATTGTTAGATGAGCTCTGGTTGCCGGAAGATTGATTGCTAGAAGAGCCTTGATTGCTAGAAGAGCCTTGATTGTTGGATGAGCTCTGGTTGCTTGAGGATTGATTGTTGGAAGACCCTTGATTGCTTGACGAGCCTTGATTGCTAGACGTTCCTTGATTGCTGGATGAGCTCTGGTTGCTGGAAGATTGATTGCTAGAGGAGCCTTGATTGTTTGACGAGCCTTGATTGTTAGATGAGCTCTGGTTGCTGGAAGATTGATTGCTAGAAGAGCCCTGGTTGTTGGAGGAGCTTCCACTAGATTGCTGTCCAGAGTTGTTACTACCACTTGACGAGCCCGATTGAATGTTGCATTTCTTCTTTTGATCCTCGGTGGGTAGATCGCAGACCTTATCCACTTGGTTCCAAACGGTACCGGGACCACAGGTGAACGGCACTTGCTCTAATTTTCCGTCCTTATCTTGGCGGCATCTGTAGAATTTAGCACAGTCCTCTTTATCAGGGATATAAGTGTTTTCATCCTCGCACTCGGTGGGCACGGGTTTATTGGATCCACTGGTGTTTTGGCTGCTTGAAGAACTCTGATTGCTGTTGGAGCCGGAAGATTGATTGTTGTTGGAGCTCTGATTGTTACTGGAGGACTGGCTGCTTCCAGAGCTCTGATTGTTGCTGGAGTTTTGATTGTTGCTAGAGGATTGGTTGCTGCCCGAGTTTTGGTTGCTGCCCGAATTTTGGCTGCTGCCGGAGCTTTGGTTGCTGCCAGAATTTTGAGAGCTTTGGTTCTGATTGTTGCTGGAGCTCTGGTTACTGTTTGAGGATTGGCTACTTCCGGAACTTTGACTGCTGCCGgtgctttggttttggttgcTGCCAGCGTTTTGAGCGCTTGAGCCTTGATTGCTGCTGGATGTGGAGCTAGATTCCTGATTGTTGCTAGATCCCGAACTAGACTCCTGATTGTTGCTAGATCCCGAACTAGACTCCTGGCTATTGCTGGACTCCGAACTGGATTCCTGATTGTTGCTGGACGTGGAGCTGGACGACTGATGACTGCTGCTGGACGTAGAGGACTCTTGGCTTGAGCTGGAATTGGATGTCGAACTGGATGTGGAACTGGAGCTTTGAGAGGAGTTCGAGGAACTGGTGGACGAGCTCTGCTGACTGCTGGCGGTAGAGTTCTGGTAACTGGTCTGCGACGACTGTGTTGACGTTTGGCCGGCATAATAAGCATCGTTCTGTGGAGCAGCTTGATTGCGGCATCCTCCGTTGGCACGTACGTCAAACATATGGTTACAGGACTGAAGGGACTCGTCCCACGCCGTGCCATCTGAGCAACGGAAGCCGATTTTGTTATAGCCTCGGCCGTTCGAGATGCAGCGATAAAACACGGTGCAGTCGCTGGGATCGGTCATGAAGCCATCATCCCGGCATATTATGCCATCCTCCTCCGCTGATCCAACGGCGCGCAGGGAtgaggagctggagaaggatATGACAGAGACACCATTGAGACCAGCCAGACCGTAATTTGTGGGCAGACGGTGGGTCGACGCATATGTTCGCAGCTCATTGGCCGCAGGTGTGACGGCCAGGTTAAGCATCGCATTATGGTCATCCTGTCCGTAGTCGTCCTGCTCCCACTTCTCCATGCTGCCGCCGTCCACCTCGTTCACCTCGTTCGCCTGGTCAACGCACTCATCCCGCCCAGCCATCGCTGGTGGCAGACACATGCGCAGGGTGCGGGAGAAGACCGCGTCCTCTGGACAGGCCAGGAGGTAGGGTTGGATGTATTGCCCCGAACGCCGCTCACAGCGGTAATAAATCCGGCAATCGTAGTCGTCCGCAAACAGACCCTCTCCAGGGCAGTAGAAGGCCACGTCTGTCTGGTCCATCGGCGATCGAATGTCTGTAATGAAGGTAGTGAAATGTCGTTAGTTTTGGGGATTTTAAATTGCGAGTTTTAAAACAGTTAAGTGGCCTAATTCAGTTTGAGTATTCCCTTTTACAATTGCAGAAAGTAAGTTTGTTATTCAATCCCTTTGAGAAGTAGAACAATATAATCCTAGGGTGCGAAGAGTTTATGTTGCACTTGATTGGATTCAAATtgaaacataaaacaaatcgAATTGACACTTTCGaacaaacacaataaattgaataaaccTTCATTTGCGTTAAATGAACTATTATGTGAAGTAAAAAATGCACTTCTGGCCTGTCTCCAATTTGTTTTCGAAACGAAGAGTATCAATCTGCAAATTAGcatactttttatttgtttaatatatatggCCAGGCAATTTGAAATCGCCCGCTGGAACAAACCATTGAACTGAAACTTCCTGTCACAAATTCTGCCGGCTGCAtatattacatacatatacatatgtatgtatggatGTTTGTATAGATATAGTACTTGTATGTCGGACACAGCTATCTACATATATTTTGCTCAATTTCGTTTGACATTTTCCGCGCTCgtctttcgtttttcgttATTCGTTGCGGGATTTTTCGCGCtgtcaaaataaaattgataatTTATTGTCATTCAATGTGCGAGAGTCctctttttcaattttttgtgttgttcttcttgttgttgtttggcggTGGCATACGCAGACTTTGCCTtccaataaatttaaatgcatttatggCCGTTACAGCGGAACAAATTCATTTTGAAAATGAATTGTGAGTATGTGTTTTTCCTTCtacatgttttttttatcCAGCTCTACAGATTTTTGCCAGCTCTTTTTTCAAGTGTTTGGGCTGTGAACATTGTAAATGCGCGGCTTAAAATTAGAGCTTTTCTAGGCATAAATTCCCATCAGTCAGTGCCTAATATATTTGATTTCCTTTCCCTTCCTTCCCTTCCCGCTGCGATTATCAGAGTGTGTGAGCCATTGGCCAATGCTTTATGGCCAGAATGGTCGTAGGCCATATATTTCTTATGAAAATTGCCAAATTTAATGGccataaaatttaattatagcAAATGTGGTTTGGCAGCAAGGGATAGGGAATATTTCTTAGGGGAGAAAGTGTGTCAGATTGATGAAACATTCCGTGTTAGGTGGCGAGCAGAAAAGGTTGCACAAATGGAAActaatttgtaataaattgaTTGGAAGAACTATCTGgttaatacaaataaaatctGAAGTATCAAATTctagaaaaaataataaggtACAAGTGATAATTACTTTTGTAATTGTCATTCCATAATGATAGTATATCAGAATCATacaaattaaagtaaataaagtAACATCTTCAAAAACACTTTCGAGgatcatttaaataattaagttCCTACTAATTCCTTATGACCCCCGGTATTTACACGCCCATTTGCAACATTGGTAAAGCGCTTAAATTTTACATGTAACCTTTTGCCCGACTGCAGCCGAAAATCCAGCAAACTAATTTAATAGAACGCCTCACAGCACACGGCTCTTGGTCCGCTGCCCccttggcaaacaaacataaaGTTTCAATTTGTACACGAAAGCCCAAAAATGCTAAACCCATTACCCAGATGGCGGCGAAGgatggagcatggagcacgGAGCATGGAGCCTGGAGAATGGAGCGGTGAAGATGTGTGTGCCACCAAGGATACCGATGCCTCGAACTCCGCCGTCCTCGAGCGTTGAGGGAAAATTGACCGTTTTAcgattttaattatatatgatGTGTACTTTAGAACTTATGCAAAATGAAACGAAGGAGGAGGGCGCGGCAATGCGACCGCAAAATTGTGCGTTCCAACCCGCCGGAAGCCCCTCTACTACCcacatccatatatatattaaaacatacatatgtatgtatactgTGTACAGTAGTCCCTGGCATCTGCCAACCGGGAGCAGGCGTAACATGGTTAGCCACAATCTGACCGCAGAGCATGGCCGCAAATAGTTTCGGAtatgccattgccattgccaccGGCACCACTCACCACCGGCACCACGCACCACCCAAAAACACCCATTAAGCCGCCCAAAAACAGGCACCCCTCCCCGCTTCCATATCCTACATGCCCCttgcattaaaatttcaattttcaacaTTTAAGCACGTTACGGTTTACGAAAATTTAGTTATAAAAGCATTCATTCACAAGTACACGTTCTGCACTGTGTGCACTGTTGGTCTTTTTTTTGTACAGTGTAGGCATAATTTTCGTGGGTCAGCCAGATGGCGAAAATGACAAATAGTGGATCCCATTTTTCACTTGATTTTTCCttggtaattaaatatttagtgaGCGGCTGGTTTGTGCGGTTTTA from Drosophila santomea strain STO CAGO 1482 chromosome 3R, Prin_Dsan_1.1, whole genome shotgun sequence includes:
- the LOC120452581 gene encoding serine-rich adhesin for platelets isoform X2; this translates as MAPKTPPFSQLDKMATRTSTSTSSWLCRLLLFGFCIGAAAARDIRSPMDQTDVAFYCPGEGLFADDYDCRIYYRCERRSGQYIQPYLLACPEDAVFSRTLRMCLPPAMAGRDECVDQANEVNEVDGGSMEKWEQDDYGQDDHNAMLNLAVTPAANELRTYASTHRLPTNYGLAGLNGVSVISFSSSSSLRAVGSAEEDGIICRDDGFMTDPSDCTVFYRCISNGRGYNKIGFRCSDGTAWDESLQSCNHMFDVRANGGCRNQAAPQNDAYYAGQTSTQSSQTSYQNSTASSQQSSSTSSSNSSQSSSSTSSSTSNSSSSQESSTSSSSHQSSSSTSSNNQESSSESSNSQESSSGSSNNQESSSGSSNNQESSSTSSSNQGSSAQNAGSNQNQSTGSSQSSGSSQSSNSNQSSSNNQNQSSQNSGSNQSSGSSQNSGSNQNSGSNQSSSNNQNSSNNQSSGSSQSSSNNQSSNNNQSSGSNSNQSSSSSQNTSGSNKPVPTECEDENTYIPDKEDCAKFYRCRQDKDGKLEQVPFTCGPGTVWNQVDKVCDLPTEDQKKKCNIQSGSSSGSNNSGQQSSGSSSNNQGSSSNQSSSNQSSSNNQGSSNNQGSSSNQSSSNQSSSSNQGTSSNQGSSSNQGSSNNQSSSNQSSSNNQGSSSNQGSSSNQSSGNQSSSNNQGSSSNQSSSNQGSSSNQSSNQESSQGSSNNQSSNQGSSSSSTSSNQSSSSTNSNSTSTQIKPSNPDGDCQDTETYLPDKKDCARFYRCVENGSGGFNKVPFDCSPGTVWDPDTKGCNHPTDVQKEQCKAMANGSGSSTNQGSSSNQGSSSNQGSSSNQGSSSNQGSSSNQGSSSNQGSSSNQGSSSNQGSSSSQGSSSNQGSSSNQGSSSNQGSSSNQGSSSNQGSSSNQESSSNQGSSSNQGSSSNQGSSSNQGSSSNQGSSSNQGSSSNQSSSSNQGSSSNQGSSSNQGSSSNQGSSSNQGSSSNQSSSSNQSSSNQSSSNQSSSSNQTSSSTTEGASSSTTQKPFKPAEKCESEETFLADNENCSKFYRCVGNGKGGFSKVSFTCPPNTLWDPEANSCNHPDQIQTKPLKCKKVVNQDGSSSNSTSSSSTSSSANQGSSSNQGSSSNQGSSSSTSSSSGSSSNTGTGSTSNSGASSNGGSSNQGSSSNSGSSSGSNSSGNGSSSSSSSSSSNNNNQGSSSSSSSSSTSSSSSSSSKPNPSETCKVNGQFIGDRTDCAKFYRCVDNDRGGFSMVPFSCGPGTVWDAELQACNHAWAVKECGGIAPPTTSTPTTSRPTTASTSRPSDPSSTSGPAGPPTTSRPVTARPTTTTINSSSTASPTETTSAVTQLPNTDGKCRSEGFMADPSNCSKFYRCVRNNKGGFTPIPFQCGSGTVWDQDLQTCNHNFNNCNTGTESTTSKPPCEPATNGTSTTSSTSTPPPTTTNLPPTSTTPTTTTEIPPTTTTRLPPTTTTGLPPTTTTGLPPTTTGLPPTTTDLPPTTTTGLPPTTTTGAATPTTTIIPEPQTSTVTSSPEITTQPPSTTTMKPLPAGTECTGEGYMADPEDCRKYYRCISAGASYRKYNFTCPKGTGWNEDVQTCDYMENIPRCSKLPAEPITTTPSEEAKDPGSTTPQSTDEPTTVTKPITKPTEEPSTEKPQKPTTEYPEKPTTTPEKPLKPTTTEYPQKPTTQEPTTTSIPGYNPTTTSVPGYNPTTTPVPVETTTATPGYKPTTTSEPITTTTLPPTTTDAIQEPTTSAKPEPTTTTESPTSTTSEGSVTTLLPEPQHNYNCSSEGFFPDPEDCSRYYRCVDASKNGKYQVYAFKCGKGTVWDTSTETCNYADQVSGNCSSGQTTTPGTTTEPGTTESTTSSGKPETTSRAPETTTTGAPETTTTSSPETTTTSSPETTTTTSGATTTATPETTTTSPKPETTTISGEESTTTQSPTTTENPTPGTNTSAPCPETGPGQNVYVCPTGFRRHPEKCGMFYQCSESADSNDLNIVVFQCPNGTVYQDKSCSCGKPPAGDKCSKDMKRTTNLFDEETRLQNVQISTTDPLCPDEGHFALNNDQCGQLFVKCGFSELTGRIEGQINRCPQGFAYWNVSRRCEHARKLPNCTPTTYNVGGNVPLEWLNIGHRRRSMRI
- the LOC120452581 gene encoding serine-rich adhesin for platelets isoform X1, translated to MAPKTPPFSQLDKMATRTSTSTSSWLCRLLLFGFCIGAAAARDIRSPMDQTDVAFYCPGEGLFADDYDCRIYYRCERRSGQYIQPYLLACPEDAVFSRTLRMCLPPAMAGRDECVDQANEVNEVDGGSMEKWEQDDYGQDDHNAMLNLAVTPAANELRTYASTHRLPTNYGLAGLNGVSVISFSSSSSLRAVGSAEEDGIICRDDGFMTDPSDCTVFYRCISNGRGYNKIGFRCSDGTAWDESLQSCNHMFDVRANGGCRNQAAPQNDAYYAGQTSTQSSQTSYQNSTASSQQSSSTSSSNSSQSSSSTSSSTSNSSSSQESSTSSSSHQSSSSTSSNNQESSSESSNSQESSSGSSNNQESSSGSSNNQESSSTSSSNQGSSAQNAGSNQNQSTGSSQSSGSSQSSNSNQSSSNNQNQSSQNSGSNQSSGSSQNSGSNQNSGSNQSSSNNQNSSNNQSSGSSQSSSNNQSSNNNQSSGSNSNQSSSSSQNTSGSNKPVPTECEDENTYIPDKEDCAKFYRCRQDKDGKLEQVPFTCGPGTVWNQVDKVCDLPTEDQKKKCNIQSGSSSGSNNSGQQSSGSSSNNQGSSSNQSSSNQSSSNNQGSSNNQGSSSNQSSSNQSSSSNQGTSSNQGSSSNQGSSNNQSSSNQSSSNNQGSSSNQGSSSNQSSGNQSSSNNQGSSSNQSSSNQGSSSNQSSNQESSQGSSNNQSSNQGSSSSSTSSNQSSSSTNSNSTSTQIKPSNPDGDCQDTETYLPDKKDCARFYRCVENGSGGFNKVPFDCSPGTVWDPDTKGCNHPTDVQKEQCKAMANGSGSSTNQGSSSNQGSSSNQGSSSNQGSSSNQGSSSNQGSSSNQGSSSNQGSSSNQGSSSSQGSSSNQGSSSNQGSSSNQGSSSNQGSSSNQGSSSNQESSSNQGSSSNQGSSSNQGSSSNQGSSSNQGSSSNQGSSSNQSSSSNQGSSSNQGSSSNQGSSSNQGSSSNQGSSSNQSSSSNQSSSNQSSSNQSSSSNQTSSSTTEGASSSTTQKPFKPAEKCESEETFLADNENCSKFYRCVGNGKGGFSKVSFTCPPNTLWDPEANSCNHPDQIQTKPLKCKKVVNQDGSSSNSTSSSSTSSSANQGSSSNQGSSSNQGSSSSTSSSSGSSSNTGTGSTSNSGASSNGGSSNQGSSSNSGSSSGSNSSGNGSSSSSSSSSSNNNNQGSSSSSSSSSTSSSSSSSSKPNPSETCKVNGQFIGDRTDCAKFYRCVDNDRGGFSMVPFSCGPGTVWDAELQACNHAWAVKECGGIAPPTTSTPTTSRPTTASTSRPSDPSSTSGPAGPPTTSRPVTARPTTTTINSSSTASPTETTSAVTQLPNTDGKCRSEGFMADPSNCSKFYRCVRNNKGGFTPIPFQCGSGTVWDQDLQTCNHNFNNCNTGTESTTSKPPCEPATNGTSTTSSTSTPPPTTTNLPPTSTTPTTTTEIPPTTTTRLPPTTTTGLPPTTTTGLPPTTTGLPPTTTDLPPTTTTGLPPTTTTGAATPTTTIIPEPQTSTVTSSPEITTQPPSTTTMKPLPAGTECTGEGYMADPEDCRKYYRCISAGASYRKYNFTCPKGTGWNEDVQTCDYMENIPRCSKLPAEPITTTPSEEAKDPGSTTPQSTDEPTTVTKPITKPTEEPSTEKPQKPTTEYPEKPTTTPEKPLKPTTTEYPQKPTTQEPTTTSIPGYNPTTTSVPGYNPTTTPVPVETTTATPGYKPTTTSEPITTTTLPPTTTDAIQEPTTSAKPEPTTTTESPTSTTSEGSVTTLLPEPQHNYNCSSEGFFPDPEDCSRYYRCVDASKNGKYQVYAFKCGKGTVWDTSTETCNYADQVSGNCSSGQTTTPGTTTEPGTTESTTSSGKPETTSRAPETTTTGAPETTTTSSPETTTTSSPETTTTTSGATTTATPETTTTSPKPETTTISGEESTTTQSPTTTENPTPGTNTSAPCPETGPGQNVYVCPTGFRRHPEKCGMFYQCSESADSNDLNIVVFQCPNGTVYQDKSCSCGKPPAGDKCSKDMKRTTNLFDEETRLQNVVQISTTDPLCPDEGHFALNNDQCGQLFVKCGFSELTGRIEGQINRCPQGFAYWNVSRRCEHARKLPNCTPTTYNVGGNVPLEWLNIGHRRRSMRI